GCGTGGCCGTGCTCGCGGTAGGCGGCGACGATGGCGTCGTCCGCCGTGATCGCCTGCAGGGTGCCCACCGCCACCGCCTCCTCGCCGATGTAGAGGTGGAGGAAGCCGCGGATCTTCTGGGCACTGTAGAGCTCGGCGCACTTCTCCTCGAAGAGCCGGATGCGGCGCATCTGACGCCAGAGCTCCAGCGCGTGCTCGCGGGTTTCGGTCTGGGGCTCGGCGCTCATGGGCTTCCCTCGAGGGTGGAGAGATCGCCCATGGGGAGCCCGAGCTCGCGCGCCTTGAGCAGCCTGCGCATGATCTTCCCGCTGCGGGTGTGCGGCACCTCCGCGACGAACGCGATCTCCTTGGGCGCCACCGCCTGGCCCAGCTTCTTGCGCGCGAAGCCGAGCAGCTCCAGGCGCAGGTCCTCGCTCGGGGCGTGGCCGCTGCGCAGCACCACGAAGGCCTTCACGACCTCCAGGGCAACCGGATCCGGCTTGCCAATCGCCGCGGCCTCCACCACGGCCGGGTGCTCCATCAGCGCGCTCTCCACCTCGAACGGGCCGATGAGGTGGCCGGAGGACTTGATGACGTCGTCGCCGCGGCCGACGAACCAGAAGTAGCCGTCCTCGTCCTGGCGCGCGAGGTCGCCGGTGAGGTACCAGCCGTCGGCGAAGCAGCGGCGGTAGAGGTCGTCTTGGCCCACGTAGGCGCGGAACATCGAGGGCCAGCCCGGGCGCAGCGCCAGCTCGCCGGTCTGGTTCGGAGCGTCGACGCGAACCACCGCGCCATCGGCACGCCGGACGATCGCCGCCTCGACGCCGGGGAGCGGAAGCCCCATCGAGCCGGGCTTCACGGGCACCGACGCGAAGTTGGCGATCATGATCCCGCCGGTCTCGGTCTGCCACCAGTTGTCGTGGATGGGCCGGCCCAGCACCTCGGCGCCCCAGACCACCGCCTCCGGGTTGAGCGGCTCGCCCACGCTCCCCACGAAGCGGAGCTTGCTCAGGTCAAAGCGGCGGGGGAGCTCGGGGCCCGCCTTCATGAGCATGCGGATCGCGGTGGGCGCGGTGTACCAGACCGTCACCCGGCGATCCTGGAGGATGCGGTACCAGCGCTCCGCGTCGAACTCGCCCTCGTCGACGATGCTGGTCACGCCGCAGGTGAGCGGCGCGACGATCCCGTACGAGGTCCCCGTCACC
This genomic interval from Deltaproteobacteria bacterium contains the following:
- the acsA gene encoding acetate--CoA ligase, with product MAWKTIEKPGPWPTSPNLVDYPAVRRSFSWEQARHELGGLPAGRGLNIAFEAVDRHASGPRADHMALVWLGKDGTKKEITFRRLREETNRFANVLRALGVKKGDVVFALSGRRPELDVAALGTLKNGSVFSPLFSAFGPEPIRTRIAQGRGKMLVTTPQLYAKKVASVRASLPSLDHVLLFDVRGAALPGEARDLEALMASASPQFEIAPTSPDDPALLHFTSGTTGSPKGALHVHGAVLVHRLTGKLALDLHPDDVFWCTADPGWVTGTSYGIVAPLTCGVTSIVDEGEFDAERWYRILQDRRVTVWYTAPTAIRMLMKAGPELPRRFDLSKLRFVGSVGEPLNPEAVVWGAEVLGRPIHDNWWQTETGGIMIANFASVPVKPGSMGLPLPGVEAAIVRRADGAVVRVDAPNQTGELALRPGWPSMFRAYVGQDDLYRRCFADGWYLTGDLARQDEDGYFWFVGRGDDVIKSSGHLIGPFEVESALMEHPAVVEAAAIGKPDPVALEVVKAFVVLRSGHAPSEDLRLELLGFARKKLGQAVAPKEIAFVAEVPHTRSGKIMRRLLKARELGLPMGDLSTLEGSP